The Mesorhizobium sp. INR15 region TCCTGCTGGTTTCCAACGGCAATGTCACCGGCATCGTCGACCGGCTCGTGTCCGAAGGGCTTGTCGCCCGCGCGCGGCGCAATGGCGATCGCCGCACCTCGATGGTGCGGCTGACCGAAGAGGGATCGAAAAGCTTCGGCATCATCGCGGCCGCACATGAAAGCTGGATCGGCGAGTTGCTGGGCAAGGTGAGCGAGGATGAGGCGCGCCGGCTGACGGGCATGCTGACCTCTTTCCGCAGCAATTGGGAGGGACGCGAATGACTGCAA contains the following coding sequences:
- a CDS encoding MarR family winged helix-turn-helix transcriptional regulator encodes the protein MVAGPLPAPSGPGKDRLRLWIRLLRASRTIEAELRERLKKEFNTTLPRFDVMAALYRAPEGMLMSDLSRFLLVSNGNVTGIVDRLVSEGLVARARRNGDRRTSMVRLTEEGSKSFGIIAAAHESWIGELLGKVSEDEARRLTGMLTSFRSNWEGRE